A stretch of the Raphanus sativus cultivar WK10039 unplaced genomic scaffold, ASM80110v3 Scaffold0169, whole genome shotgun sequence genome encodes the following:
- the LOC108847634 gene encoding protein COLD-REGULATED 15B, chloroplastic: MAMSFSGAVLSGICSSFPSGAAKQSGVGAVGFGRKTELVVVSQRKKSLIYAGDGNILDDVNEATKGASDYVTEKTKEALKDGEKAKDYVVEKNVEAKDTAVDGAQKALDYVKAKGNEAAEFVEGKAGEAKDATKA, from the exons aTGGCGATGTCATTCTCCGGAGCTGTTCTCAGTGGGATTTGTTCTTCTTTCCCCAGCGGAGCAGCCAAGCAGAGCGGCGTTGGCGCCGTcggttttggccggaaaactGAGCTCGTCGTCGTCTCTCAGCGCAAGAAGTCGTTGATCTACGCAGGTGACGGTAACATTCTCGATGACGTCAACGAGGCCAC AAAGGGAGCTTCGGATTACGTGACGGAGAAGACAAAGGAAGCGTTAAAAGATGGAGAGAAAGCAAAAGACTACGTTGTTGAGAAGAACGTTGAAGCCAAAGACACTGCAGTGGATGGAGCTCAGAAAGCTTTGGATTATGTGAAGGCAAAAGGAAATGAAGCAGCTGAGTTTGTAGAGGGTAAAGCAGGAGAGGCTAAGGACGCCACAAAGGCATGA